The Litchfieldia alkalitelluris genome has a window encoding:
- a CDS encoding hemolysin family protein, translated as MDSIPYDSIILLGALLILSGYFSATETALTSASRLRLRALAESNNSKAKRSLKMTENFDQTLSTILIGNNIVNVGMATVSTQIAMDLFGSEASTVFATTIVITIMILTFGEILPKSLANQWAERYLLSVSASLLIIMKLFYPVTWLFVKLKLIVNKMIGSKGEEPTVTDEDVKTLLDIGEEEGTFLTTEKELMYNAMEFNDVVVKDILTPRPDVVAVSLSMTNEEIKEVFIQEKYSRMPIYENNIDKIVGVISHRDFFEQYVQNQLFDINSIIRLPLFIIPTLKISTLLKEFQEQQIHLAIVLDEYGGTSGVVTMEDVIEEIVGDIWDEHDDNEVLIEKLDDDKYRVDGKLPIEDFSEKFNMLTLEYESSTISGWITEIFGYLPKKGETIHFESLNILIEEVTNRRIQKVVIKNNTNMNQSA; from the coding sequence TTGGACAGTATACCCTATGACTCGATTATCTTATTAGGGGCTTTATTAATTTTATCAGGTTATTTTTCTGCTACAGAAACTGCATTGACGAGTGCGAGTAGGTTAAGATTGCGGGCGCTTGCGGAGAGTAATAACAGCAAAGCAAAGCGATCGTTAAAAATGACTGAAAATTTCGACCAAACATTATCAACGATTCTTATTGGTAATAACATTGTAAATGTTGGAATGGCGACAGTATCAACCCAAATCGCGATGGATCTATTTGGTAGTGAGGCTAGTACAGTCTTTGCCACAACAATTGTTATTACGATAATGATCTTAACTTTTGGAGAAATTTTACCTAAGTCATTAGCAAACCAATGGGCCGAGAGATACCTGTTAAGTGTTTCTGCTTCCTTGTTGATAATTATGAAACTCTTTTATCCAGTCACCTGGTTATTTGTAAAACTGAAGCTAATCGTCAATAAGATGATAGGTTCAAAAGGTGAAGAACCAACCGTTACTGATGAAGATGTCAAGACGTTGTTGGATATTGGGGAAGAGGAAGGGACATTTCTCACTACGGAAAAAGAATTGATGTATAATGCAATGGAATTTAATGATGTGGTTGTTAAAGATATTTTAACACCACGACCAGACGTTGTTGCCGTTTCGCTAAGTATGACAAACGAAGAAATAAAAGAAGTTTTTATTCAGGAAAAATATTCTCGAATGCCAATTTACGAAAATAACATCGATAAAATCGTTGGGGTCATCTCCCATAGAGATTTTTTTGAACAATATGTACAAAACCAACTGTTTGATATAAATAGTATTATTCGATTGCCGCTATTCATTATTCCAACATTAAAGATCTCAACTTTATTAAAGGAATTTCAAGAGCAACAAATTCATCTTGCTATTGTTCTTGACGAGTATGGTGGCACTTCTGGTGTTGTCACAATGGAAGATGTGATTGAAGAAATTGTGGGCGATATCTGGGATGAGCATGATGATAATGAGGTATTAATTGAGAAATTAGACGATGATAAGTATAGGGTTGATGGAAAATTGCCAATTGAAGATTTCTCGGAAAAGTTCAATATGCTTACTTTAGAGTATGAGTCTTCAACCATCAGCGGTTGGATAACAGAGATATTTGGCTATTTACCTAAAAAAGGTGAAACAATTCATTTTGAATCTCTGAATATACTTATTGAAGAAGTAACAAATCGACGGATTCAGAAAGTTGTTATTAAAAATAACACGAATATGAATCAATCTGCTTAA
- a CDS encoding hemolysin family protein, which produces MGIELLVLGVLIILNAFFAASEIALISLNDNKVKMMADRGDKKAKMLYNLLSEPSRFLATIQIGITLAGFLASAFAAESFAGRLASTLYAMGIPISQALLETISVIVITLILSYFTLVLGELVPKRLALQKAEAISMFAVVPLTFLSKISAPFVKLLTWSTNGIVRLFGVDPDAEDENVTEEEIRMMVDVGKEKGTIQEEEKVMINNIFEFDNKTVSDIMTHRTNIVAIPVTYSLKETLQTVKIEQYTRFPVYEERIDNIIGILHVKDLIQFVENSGESQFNLKELIREPYFVLESKKIHHLFKDMQKNNVHIAIAIDEYGGTDGIVSIEDLIEEIVGNINDEYDELEIDEEQVQIINNHTFVMSGTINLYEVEDVLRVDLPTDEFDTLSGFFIGQLGYIPNLDDKPTIEYQNITFTVAEMDDKRILRIHVLVKESVGLTKD; this is translated from the coding sequence TTGGGAATTGAATTATTAGTACTAGGTGTACTAATTATATTAAATGCGTTTTTTGCAGCTTCAGAAATTGCTTTAATTTCGTTAAATGATAACAAAGTGAAAATGATGGCTGATCGTGGAGATAAAAAAGCAAAGATGCTTTACAATCTTTTATCTGAGCCAAGTCGATTTTTAGCAACAATACAAATTGGGATTACTCTGGCAGGCTTTTTGGCAAGTGCATTTGCAGCAGAGAGCTTTGCAGGAAGGTTAGCAAGCACACTATACGCTATGGGTATTCCCATCTCACAAGCACTTCTTGAAACGATATCAGTGATTGTGATTACGCTTATTTTATCTTATTTCACATTGGTACTTGGTGAACTCGTTCCAAAAAGACTTGCTCTTCAAAAGGCAGAGGCAATCTCGATGTTTGCGGTGGTACCTCTCACATTTTTATCAAAAATCTCAGCGCCTTTTGTTAAATTGTTAACCTGGTCCACAAACGGAATTGTTCGACTCTTTGGCGTTGATCCAGATGCTGAAGATGAAAATGTGACTGAAGAAGAAATTCGAATGATGGTTGATGTTGGAAAAGAAAAAGGAACCATTCAAGAAGAAGAGAAAGTTATGATTAATAACATTTTTGAGTTTGATAATAAAACTGTATCAGACATTATGACTCACAGAACAAATATTGTAGCAATTCCTGTTACCTATAGCCTAAAAGAGACGCTTCAAACTGTTAAGATTGAACAATATACAAGATTTCCGGTTTATGAAGAGAGAATTGACAATATAATAGGAATTCTCCATGTAAAGGATCTAATTCAATTTGTGGAGAACTCGGGTGAAAGTCAATTTAACCTGAAAGAATTAATCCGTGAGCCATATTTTGTTTTAGAATCTAAAAAGATTCATCACCTGTTTAAAGATATGCAAAAGAATAATGTTCACATAGCCATTGCGATTGATGAATATGGTGGGACTGACGGAATTGTAAGCATTGAGGATCTTATTGAAGAAATCGTTGGGAATATAAATGATGAATATGATGAACTAGAAATCGATGAGGAACAAGTTCAAATCATTAATAATCACACGTTTGTGATGTCAGGGACAATTAACCTTTACGAGGTTGAAGATGTACTGAGGGTAGATTTACCAACTGATGAGTTTGATACACTAAGTGGTTTTTTTATCGGACAACTCGGATATATTCCAAATTTGGACGACAAGCCAACAATTGAGTATCAAAATATAACTTTCACTGTAGCTGAGATGGATGATAAACGAATCCTAAGAATTCATGTGTTAGTCAAAGAATCAGTGGGTTTAACAAAAGATTAA
- a CDS encoding PTS mannitol transporter subunit IICB: MSNSKPDFRVKIQRFGSYLSGMIMPNIGAFIAWGLITALFIPTGWAPNEEFAKLVGPMITYLLPLLIGYTGGKMVYDGRGGVVGATATMGVIVGSDIPMFLGAMIVGPLGGWLIKKVDQVIQPKVRQGFEMLVNNFTAGILASILTLIAFLGIGPAVEGLNTVLAAGVEVIVNAGLLPLASIFIEPGKVLFLNNAINHGILSPLGAKEAADAGKSILFLLETNPGPGLGILLAFMVFGKGTARQTSPGAAVIHFFGGIHEIYFPYILMKPLLILAAIAGGISGVFTFTLFNVGLVAPPSPGSIFALMAMTPKGGGHFGVLLGVLVATAVSFAVASLILKTSKNQEEDITDAAAKMEAMKGKKSSVANSFSAKTESFNYKNVNKIIFACDAGMGSSAMGASILKNKAKKAGLEIDITNTSINNIPSDADVVVTHKDLTSRAIEKLPTAHHISVDNFLNSPKYDELIENLK; encoded by the coding sequence ATGTCTAATTCAAAACCAGATTTTCGCGTTAAAATTCAGCGTTTTGGTAGTTATTTAAGTGGCATGATTATGCCAAATATCGGTGCATTTATTGCGTGGGGTCTTATTACAGCGCTATTCATTCCAACAGGATGGGCACCAAATGAGGAGTTCGCTAAGTTAGTTGGTCCAATGATCACTTACTTACTTCCATTATTAATTGGTTATACCGGTGGTAAAATGGTTTATGATGGCCGAGGTGGAGTCGTTGGTGCAACAGCTACGATGGGGGTTATCGTTGGTTCTGATATCCCAATGTTCCTTGGGGCAATGATTGTGGGTCCACTTGGTGGTTGGTTAATTAAGAAGGTAGACCAAGTGATTCAGCCAAAAGTACGACAAGGTTTTGAAATGTTAGTAAACAACTTTACAGCAGGTATTTTGGCATCTATTTTAACGCTAATCGCATTCTTAGGAATTGGTCCTGCTGTTGAAGGGTTAAACACAGTTTTAGCAGCGGGTGTAGAAGTAATTGTCAATGCTGGTTTACTTCCATTAGCTAGTATCTTTATCGAACCAGGAAAAGTATTATTTTTAAACAACGCAATTAATCATGGAATCCTAAGTCCACTTGGTGCGAAGGAAGCAGCGGATGCTGGTAAGTCTATTCTATTCTTACTAGAAACAAACCCAGGACCAGGTCTAGGAATTCTATTAGCATTCATGGTCTTTGGTAAAGGTACAGCAAGACAAACTTCACCAGGAGCAGCGGTTATTCACTTCTTTGGTGGTATCCATGAAATTTACTTCCCGTACATTTTGATGAAGCCATTATTAATTTTAGCAGCAATTGCTGGTGGTATCAGTGGGGTGTTCACATTCACATTATTCAATGTAGGACTGGTAGCACCACCATCTCCAGGTAGTATCTTCGCGCTAATGGCAATGACTCCAAAAGGTGGAGGACATTTCGGAGTATTACTAGGGGTTCTTGTAGCAACAGCAGTATCATTTGCAGTAGCATCATTAATCTTAAAAACAAGTAAAAACCAAGAAGAAGATATTACAGATGCAGCTGCAAAAATGGAAGCGATGAAGGGTAAGAAGAGCTCGGTTGCAAATTCATTCTCGGCTAAAACTGAAAGCTTCAATTATAAGAACGTAAACAAAATTATCTTTGCTTGTGATGCAGGAATGGGTTCAAGTGCAATGGGTGCTTCGATCTTGAAAAATAAAGCGAAAAAAGCAGGCTTAGAAATTGATATTACAAATACTTCTATTAACAATATACCAAGTGATGCAGATGTAGTCGTTACACATAAAGACCTAACGTCTCGTGCAATAGAAAAACTACCAACAGCACACCATATTTCAGTTGATAATTTCTTAAATAGCCCTAAGTATGATGAATTGATTGAAAATCTAAAATAA
- a CDS encoding BglG family transcription antiterminator — protein MYISARERKILEFLLLKKDETTVKDLSNELTVSPRTVHRDLKGVEDILKEYDLHLNKKSGIGIQIVGEDENKQRLEMFLFNLSHNEYTPEERQTIILSELLDSKDPVKLMSLANDLNVTIATVSHDLDKVEERLAVYDLKLLRKRGYGVEIIGSESAKRKTMSKLIIENIEEFEFISLIKENIQRKSTQVVNTVTDRLLGLVDKKKLLVIEKQIDQIKDDLPYEIADSAYIGLVVHLALAIERIQQGEEINFDQAYLKSLQGTIEYKAAGKIVAGLAEILQIEISIGEIGYITMHLMGAKHRNDHDDLLEDTSLQVGIVAQKMIRYVSDEIQVDLTSNLSLFQGLVAHLRPALHRIRQKMGITNPLLSKIENDYTEMFTILDQGVKEIFPDMQVPKEEIGYLVMHFASALLNRNEVTEIKTLVVCSSGIGTSKMLSTKLEQAIPGLKAVNASLFQLETLNVDQFDAIISTIPLKNFKGDYLFVSPLLSQEDIENIKHSLVGKHNVGRYKTTITKARPQSFDFKEYMINIGKIKNYSTAVHQILCGFNLLHLGSNQSIENALTDMVEKFVVTTSSKDVINDLLEREKSGGLGIPGTTLALYHTRSDSVLEPSFTIGRLNESLVVKGMDDSDIEINTILLMLSPKRINEEAIELLSAISSLIIRDDQTIELFQIGKKEKIIELIALELNQVYENKVKK, from the coding sequence ATGTATATTTCGGCAAGGGAACGTAAGATTTTAGAATTTTTATTGCTAAAAAAAGACGAAACAACTGTGAAGGATCTTTCTAATGAGTTAACCGTAAGCCCCCGGACAGTACATCGCGATTTAAAAGGGGTAGAAGACATTCTAAAAGAATATGATTTGCACCTTAACAAAAAGTCAGGGATTGGGATACAAATAGTTGGTGAAGATGAAAATAAACAGAGACTGGAAATGTTTTTATTCAATTTATCACACAATGAATATACACCTGAAGAACGTCAAACGATTATCCTTTCAGAGCTTTTAGATTCGAAAGACCCGGTAAAACTGATGTCACTAGCTAATGACCTAAATGTGACGATTGCCACGGTAAGCCACGACCTTGATAAGGTTGAAGAAAGATTAGCGGTGTATGATTTGAAGCTACTAAGAAAACGTGGCTATGGAGTAGAAATTATCGGCTCCGAATCAGCCAAGCGAAAAACAATGAGTAAGCTAATCATTGAAAATATTGAAGAATTTGAATTTATTTCACTGATCAAGGAAAATATTCAAAGAAAATCAACTCAGGTTGTTAATACAGTCACAGACCGACTACTAGGATTGGTTGATAAAAAGAAACTGCTTGTGATTGAGAAGCAAATAGATCAGATAAAGGATGATTTGCCATATGAGATTGCGGATAGCGCCTATATAGGTCTTGTGGTTCATCTCGCTTTAGCAATTGAAAGGATTCAACAAGGGGAAGAAATCAACTTTGATCAAGCTTACCTGAAAAGCTTACAGGGTACAATTGAGTATAAGGCAGCCGGAAAAATCGTTGCAGGATTGGCAGAGATATTGCAGATTGAGATATCAATTGGTGAAATTGGCTATATTACAATGCACCTTATGGGAGCCAAACATCGGAATGATCATGATGACTTACTAGAGGATACCAGTCTGCAAGTGGGGATAGTCGCACAAAAAATGATCCGATATGTCAGCGATGAAATTCAAGTTGATCTGACGAGTAATCTTTCTTTATTTCAAGGCTTAGTTGCGCATTTGAGGCCAGCACTTCATAGAATCAGGCAGAAAATGGGGATTACAAATCCTCTTTTATCAAAAATAGAAAATGACTATACAGAGATGTTTACTATACTAGATCAAGGAGTAAAAGAAATCTTTCCAGATATGCAAGTCCCAAAAGAGGAGATAGGCTATTTAGTCATGCATTTTGCCTCGGCACTGTTAAATCGAAATGAAGTCACAGAAATAAAGACCTTAGTCGTGTGTTCTAGTGGAATAGGGACTTCGAAAATGTTATCAACTAAGCTTGAGCAGGCAATCCCTGGTCTGAAAGCAGTAAACGCCTCTCTTTTCCAATTGGAAACATTAAATGTAGATCAGTTTGATGCCATTATTTCAACGATTCCGTTGAAGAATTTTAAAGGTGATTATCTCTTTGTTAGTCCATTACTTTCTCAAGAAGATATTGAGAATATTAAACATTCACTAGTAGGAAAGCACAATGTCGGTAGATATAAAACAACGATTACAAAAGCACGCCCCCAATCATTTGATTTTAAAGAATATATGATTAATATTGGTAAAATAAAGAATTATTCAACAGCTGTTCATCAAATTTTATGTGGTTTTAATCTATTACATCTTGGGAGTAATCAATCCATTGAGAATGCCTTAACCGACATGGTTGAAAAGTTTGTTGTAACAACCAGTTCTAAAGATGTAATTAATGATTTACTTGAGCGGGAAAAGAGCGGTGGACTAGGTATTCCAGGCACAACATTAGCCCTTTATCATACTAGAAGTGATTCAGTGTTAGAGCCAAGCTTCACAATAGGTAGACTAAACGAATCATTGGTTGTAAAAGGGATGGATGATTCTGACATAGAAATCAATACGATTTTACTTATGTTATCTCCTAAGAGAATAAATGAAGAAGCAATCGAGTTATTAAGTGCTATTAGCTCGTTAATTATAAGAGATGATCAAACAATCGAGTTATTTCAAATAGGAAAAAAGGAAAAGATTATTGAACTTATAGCTCTTGAATTAAACCAGGTATATGAGAATAAAGTGAAGAAATAA
- a CDS encoding PTS sugar transporter subunit IIA, with the protein MTKEILSSENIVLNASFSSKEDAIRSTGQILVDKGYVTPDYIEKMLEREELTSTYMGNFVAIPHGTEDAKKDVVASGLSIIQVPGGVDFGNGNIVKVLIGIAGKDGEHLDILSQIAIVCSEEENIEKIVGATSAEQILGLFDEVN; encoded by the coding sequence ATGACAAAAGAAATTTTATCATCAGAAAATATCGTATTAAACGCAAGTTTTTCATCCAAAGAAGATGCTATCCGTAGCACAGGTCAAATCTTGGTAGACAAAGGCTATGTAACACCTGATTACATCGAAAAAATGCTTGAGCGTGAAGAACTAACTTCAACCTATATGGGGAATTTCGTAGCCATCCCACATGGCACAGAGGATGCAAAAAAGGATGTGGTAGCATCCGGACTTTCGATTATTCAAGTCCCTGGTGGAGTGGATTTCGGAAATGGAAATATCGTAAAGGTTTTAATCGGTATTGCTGGTAAGGACGGGGAGCACCTAGATATCCTTTCACAAATCGCGATTGTTTGCTCTGAAGAAGAAAACATTGAAAAAATAGTTGGTGCAACATCTGCGGAACAAATTTTAGGTCTATTTGACGAGGTGAACTAA
- a CDS encoding mannitol-1-phosphate 5-dehydrogenase, which translates to MLAVHFGAGNIGRGFIGSLLSNAGYEVCFVDVNAEIVDLLNEKREYRVVLADENSEEATVKNVRAINSIQNPSEVLEAIASADLVTTAVGPNILVLISELIVNGLRKRVELSNNPLNIIACENMIGGSAFLKEKVFEKLSEEEKTQFNQLFAFPNAAVDRIVPNQVNEDKLMVSVEPFFEWVVDRSNMVGNVPDIEGVTFVDDLTPFIERKLFTVNTGHAVCAYVGYQAGLKTIKDAMEHSEVLEIVKNVLNETGAVLVRKYNFNNDEHQKYINKIIGRFMNPFINDEIPRVARGPLRKLGPNDRLISPALQYYKYLEGQPINLAKGIAAALQYDFGEDEEAVALQAKVKELGFEKTIEEVCGLNNEHPLVDLIMKEFNSIN; encoded by the coding sequence ATGTTAGCAGTCCATTTTGGCGCAGGCAATATTGGAAGAGGTTTTATCGGAAGTCTCCTTTCTAATGCTGGATATGAGGTTTGCTTCGTGGATGTAAATGCAGAAATAGTTGATTTGTTGAATGAGAAAAGAGAATATCGAGTTGTTCTGGCTGATGAAAATAGTGAAGAAGCAACTGTGAAAAATGTCAGGGCCATTAACAGTATTCAAAACCCAAGCGAAGTATTAGAAGCGATCGCTAGCGCTGACCTTGTGACCACTGCTGTTGGCCCTAATATTCTTGTCCTTATTTCAGAATTAATTGTCAATGGATTAAGAAAAAGAGTTGAATTGTCAAACAATCCATTAAACATCATCGCTTGTGAAAACATGATTGGTGGTAGTGCATTTCTTAAAGAAAAGGTGTTTGAGAAGCTAAGTGAAGAAGAGAAAACTCAATTCAACCAACTGTTTGCATTTCCAAATGCAGCAGTAGATCGCATTGTGCCAAACCAAGTGAATGAAGATAAATTGATGGTTTCTGTAGAGCCATTTTTTGAGTGGGTTGTTGATCGTTCAAACATGGTGGGCAATGTCCCTGATATTGAAGGGGTGACATTTGTTGACGATTTAACACCGTTTATTGAACGTAAGTTGTTTACTGTTAATACAGGCCACGCAGTTTGTGCATATGTTGGTTATCAAGCTGGATTAAAAACGATTAAAGATGCAATGGAGCATTCAGAAGTATTAGAAATTGTGAAAAATGTTCTAAATGAAACAGGCGCGGTTTTGGTGCGAAAATACAACTTTAACAATGACGAACACCAAAAGTATATCAATAAGATTATCGGACGTTTCATGAATCCGTTTATAAATGACGAAATTCCTAGAGTTGCACGAGGACCACTTCGGAAGCTAGGTCCTAATGATCGACTTATTAGCCCAGCTTTGCAATATTATAAATACCTAGAAGGGCAACCTATAAACCTAGCAAAAGGAATTGCAGCAGCATTACAATATGACTTTGGTGAAGATGAAGAGGCTGTTGCATTGCAAGCAAAGGTAAAAGAACTAGGGTTTGAGAAAACAATCGAAGAAGTTTGTGGGTTAAATAATGAGCATCCACTAGTAGACTTAATAATGAAAGAGTTTAATAGTATTAATTAA
- a CDS encoding DUF5667 domain-containing protein, whose amino-acid sequence MHKNLKSIISAGVMTGALLFGTSAYANTEDTGEVAIVESGLTPDNFFYFIDGLGENLQLFFTLDGQKESELLLQFAMERLSESTQMAEESKDEYITGLIDAYLATLEEAQEQVSEVIIDELVEEEAKEELSEKLEDVTDVEESIETVLDEEQLEELEEKKQEAFLVANVVKDLDVEKVISLRNQGLGFGQIVKVVTLAEESGKSEEEIIAMLNEGKGFGDISKELNIDPANIVKKVLEREEELIEEAFEDAKESGNEEAIAKLSESLATIKKQKLQFDILEEYDEIEQELAEELAEIQEELAAGEITQEEADEKIKELKAEAEEELAELQEEAKEEAEELEEEIEEELKDEEEDAKEDEASVKPEKSEKENAKKEQEKQEKAREKQEKAEEKAREKQEKAEEKAREKQEKAEEKAREKQEKAEEKAREKQEEAEEKAREKQEEAEEKAREKQEEDEEKKRDEKEKGKDDENEDEDEDKDEDEDKDEDKDEDGGN is encoded by the coding sequence ATGCACAAGAATTTAAAATCAATTATTTCTGCAGGGGTTATGACAGGCGCATTACTATTTGGAACATCAGCATATGCAAACACTGAGGATACTGGTGAAGTTGCGATTGTTGAATCAGGTTTGACACCAGATAATTTCTTTTATTTTATTGATGGTCTTGGGGAGAATTTACAATTATTTTTTACATTAGATGGACAAAAGGAATCCGAACTTTTATTACAATTCGCAATGGAGCGCCTATCTGAGTCTACTCAAATGGCTGAAGAATCAAAAGATGAATATATTACTGGTTTAATTGATGCATATTTAGCTACTTTAGAAGAGGCTCAAGAGCAGGTTTCTGAAGTAATAATTGATGAATTAGTTGAAGAAGAAGCAAAGGAAGAGCTTTCTGAAAAGCTAGAAGATGTAACTGATGTTGAGGAATCAATTGAAACCGTGTTGGATGAAGAACAACTTGAAGAGCTTGAAGAAAAGAAACAGGAAGCATTTTTAGTTGCAAACGTGGTCAAAGACTTAGATGTAGAAAAGGTAATATCTCTACGTAATCAAGGACTTGGTTTCGGACAAATCGTTAAGGTAGTAACACTTGCCGAAGAAAGCGGAAAATCTGAAGAAGAGATTATTGCGATGTTGAACGAAGGTAAAGGCTTTGGTGATATTTCAAAAGAATTAAATATTGACCCAGCAAATATTGTGAAGAAAGTTTTGGAAAGAGAAGAGGAGTTAATTGAAGAGGCTTTCGAAGATGCGAAAGAGTCAGGAAATGAAGAAGCAATCGCAAAACTATCAGAGTCATTAGCAACCATTAAAAAGCAAAAACTTCAATTTGATATTTTAGAGGAATATGATGAAATTGAGCAAGAACTAGCTGAGGAACTGGCAGAAATTCAAGAGGAGCTTGCTGCTGGTGAAATTACTCAGGAAGAAGCAGATGAGAAGATTAAAGAACTAAAAGCAGAAGCTGAAGAAGAGCTTGCAGAATTACAGGAAGAAGCTAAAGAAGAAGCTGAAGAGTTGGAAGAAGAAATTGAAGAAGAGTTAAAAGATGAAGAAGAAGATGCAAAAGAAGATGAAGCATCAGTAAAACCGGAAAAATCAGAAAAGGAAAATGCAAAAAAAGAGCAAGAGAAGCAAGAAAAAGCACGTGAAAAGCAAGAAAAAGCTGAAGAAAAAGCACGTGAAAAGCAAGAAAAAGCTGAAGAAAAAGCGCGTGAAAAGCAAGAGAAAGCTGAAGAAAAAGCACGTGAAAAGCAGGAAAAGGCTGAAGAGAAAGCGCGTGAAAAGCAAGAAGAAGCTGAAGAAAAAGCACGTGAAAAGCAAGAAGAAGCTGAAGAAAAAGCGCGCGAAAAGCAAGAAGAAGATGAAGAAAAAAAGCGCGATGAAAAAGAAAAAGGTAAAGATGACGAGAATGAAGATGAAGATGAAGACAAAGATGAAGATGAAGACAAAGATGAAGACAAAGATGAAGATGGTGGTAATTAA